A section of the Saccopteryx leptura isolate mSacLep1 chromosome 6, mSacLep1_pri_phased_curated, whole genome shotgun sequence genome encodes:
- the LOC136375828 gene encoding small ribosomal subunit protein uS9-like produces MPSKGPLQSLQVFGRKKTATAVAHCKWGNGLIKVNRRPLEMIEPRTLQYKLLEPVLLLGKERFAGVDIRVRVKGGGHVAQIYAIRQSISKALVACYQKYVDEASKKEIKDILIQYDRTLLVANPRRCESEKFGGPGARARYQKSYR; encoded by the coding sequence ATGCCATCCAAGGGTCCTCTGCAGTCCCTGCAGGTCTTCGGACGCAAGAAGACGGCCACAGCCGTGGCGCATTGCAAATGGGGCAATGGCCTCATCAAGGTGAACCGGCGGCCTCTGGAGATGATTGAGCCGCGCACACTGCAATACAAGCTACTGGAACCTGTTCTGCTTCTGGGGAAGGAACGATTTGCTGGCGTGGACATTCGAGTCCGCGTGAAGGGTGGTGGTCATGTGGCCCAGATTTATGCAATCCGTCAGTCCATCTCCAAAGCCCTGGTGGCGTGTTACCAGAAATATGTGGATGAGGCTTCCAAGAAGGAGATCAAGGACATCCTCATTCAGTATGACCGGACCCTGCTGGTAGCTAATCCCCGTCGCTGCGAATCCGAAAAGTTTGGAGGTCCTGGTGCCCGTGCTCGCTACCAGAAATCCTACCGATAA